A section of the Leptospira kobayashii genome encodes:
- a CDS encoding exodeoxyribonuclease V subunit gamma, translated as MPIQHFTSLSLHDISSLLSDNLWEERKRYPLKAPTVIIPNLNMRRWLDLNLARIGGLSTQVRYQFLERFFEEYYLGRAGKEYDPLVRTFPGPGNIQKKILSYLVRNKEKEEFVFLSSYLTNIPRVFSLSAKLALLFRDYELNRSGWIEEWAKENGIEIPSVSKKKSKFPHDNDYLRMEKKIYQDIFLDPSLSDENLQSSIHFFLKESKKKKGNFKSEFSSVHLFCLSNLADTYLGILESISETDDFPVYIYQFHNGFSHIPKDSLIPVHWSRPQVQTHSRIRNMGKFSQKDITPKQTYPEGLGALRKLLSGQLKEPYSLSGNSRTDDFSVRFWNAPSAFREMEAVANDILFKLNRDPGLSYVDFAILLTDIKTYRPTVEWVFDGGLLIQSSETSEPIRKKIPYSLTDIKASDSSYLYQGCMGFWDLCSGMGITKDSFLSLLHNPLFLSKLNIDNETLLRLEELVELTGVQYEEKGREEEGFQISRGLRRIRLSAVLDSDSSWKNYEEILLPMESEEDPVILTEIWELVFQTRNRLQLILEKGYWGKDEFLAIREILESLFDLSEETGELHLFHSLLESMSEWEGLENLSEKDGIQFLRFVTEQSFDKIPYRKGDYLTGGVTIFLLQPMRPIPFKHVYILGLGEGKFPGSKDLSPLNLRKDVPEEWDINRKEVGESLFWESLHSAGESITLSYVGKNIQEDKSFEPCSSLYEIMFGLGIETATEIPLHSYSKLYTHKEDELKQGLLSFDFSKHWLSLDRKAHPLLSRFQDPSSLETISKLTSSRIIHLKEISQFLEDPLSAYLSKRMGMYLNEEETDREIGEMFTIQELGESMILKSIYEHMIPDLVVEGDWPWNEDRLKELLSGEIKKEKSRAKFPQSVYAEVKEVELLRFLSITNEIFKTWNSEFAGGTYHRFFSLGDTGLSETVCKKIPSLKIGAEEIVGEWEHIIEKNGIYFWILPKLLDKDPEVDWNGFTDYWKKMSFPFLSSLAVLSSEVSDFRIYSFRSRPKGDPKKKGEDLFTLRYKTKDKKENLSYLSKLISLYQKEEPYFFPRYAFLEYYVSVEKASGKNPNLPNLTEVYEDEVSWKRYLNEEVDAIQSGLDSLVRLYPDLHSMILESSLGFAKDFYQPFLDWRIHL; from the coding sequence ATGCCAATACAACATTTTACTAGTCTTTCTTTACACGATATCAGTTCGCTTTTATCGGACAATTTATGGGAGGAGAGAAAAAGGTATCCTCTCAAAGCTCCGACAGTAATCATTCCTAACCTAAACATGCGTAGGTGGTTGGATCTGAATTTGGCAAGAATCGGAGGACTGTCAACGCAAGTAAGGTATCAGTTTTTAGAAAGGTTTTTTGAAGAGTACTATTTGGGTCGCGCAGGGAAGGAATATGATCCTTTGGTTCGTACATTTCCGGGCCCAGGAAACATTCAAAAAAAAATTCTGTCCTATCTTGTTCGTAATAAAGAAAAGGAAGAATTCGTTTTTTTATCATCTTATCTGACAAACATTCCCAGGGTATTTTCCCTAAGTGCAAAACTTGCATTGCTCTTTCGGGACTATGAATTGAATCGTTCCGGATGGATTGAGGAATGGGCGAAAGAAAACGGAATAGAAATTCCTTCCGTATCCAAGAAAAAGTCGAAGTTTCCACATGACAATGATTATCTGAGAATGGAAAAGAAAATCTATCAGGATATATTTTTAGATCCTTCCCTTTCGGATGAAAACTTGCAATCTTCGATTCATTTTTTCCTGAAGGAATCGAAGAAAAAAAAAGGAAATTTCAAAAGCGAATTTTCTTCCGTTCATTTGTTCTGTCTTTCCAATCTTGCGGATACATATTTGGGTATTTTGGAATCCATTTCGGAAACGGATGATTTCCCGGTTTATATCTACCAGTTTCATAACGGGTTTTCGCATATTCCCAAAGATAGTTTAATCCCCGTTCATTGGTCAAGACCTCAGGTCCAAACACATTCCCGCATTAGGAATATGGGTAAATTCTCCCAAAAGGATATTACTCCGAAACAGACATACCCGGAAGGTCTGGGAGCATTGAGAAAATTATTGTCGGGACAATTGAAGGAACCGTACTCTTTGTCCGGTAATTCCCGGACAGACGATTTTTCGGTGCGTTTTTGGAATGCTCCTTCCGCATTTCGGGAAATGGAAGCGGTAGCAAATGATATTTTATTCAAATTGAACCGGGACCCCGGACTTTCCTATGTGGATTTCGCAATCCTATTGACGGATATCAAAACCTACAGACCGACAGTAGAATGGGTGTTTGACGGAGGACTCCTCATCCAAAGTTCGGAAACCTCGGAACCGATCCGGAAAAAAATTCCATACTCACTAACCGATATTAAAGCGAGTGATTCTTCCTATCTTTATCAAGGTTGTATGGGCTTTTGGGATTTATGTTCCGGTATGGGAATTACGAAAGATTCCTTTTTATCTTTGCTTCATAATCCTTTGTTTCTCTCTAAATTGAATATCGATAATGAAACTCTTCTAAGACTGGAAGAGTTAGTTGAACTAACGGGTGTTCAGTATGAAGAGAAGGGCAGGGAAGAAGAAGGGTTTCAAATATCCAGGGGGCTACGCAGGATTCGTTTGTCCGCAGTTTTGGATTCCGATTCTTCCTGGAAAAATTACGAAGAGATACTTTTGCCCATGGAATCGGAAGAAGATCCTGTTATCCTGACCGAAATTTGGGAACTTGTTTTTCAAACAAGAAACAGACTACAATTGATTTTGGAGAAAGGATATTGGGGAAAGGATGAGTTTTTGGCAATCCGTGAGATATTGGAATCCTTATTCGATCTTTCGGAAGAAACGGGAGAATTGCATTTGTTTCATTCCTTATTGGAATCGATGTCCGAGTGGGAAGGATTGGAAAATTTATCGGAAAAGGACGGCATTCAATTTCTTCGGTTTGTCACGGAACAGTCGTTTGATAAAATCCCTTACCGTAAGGGAGATTATCTGACGGGTGGAGTGACTATTTTCCTTTTGCAGCCTATGAGGCCCATTCCCTTTAAACATGTTTATATACTCGGACTCGGAGAAGGAAAATTTCCGGGCTCAAAAGATCTCTCTCCTTTGAATTTAAGAAAAGATGTTCCCGAAGAATGGGATATCAACCGTAAGGAAGTGGGCGAGTCTTTGTTTTGGGAGTCATTGCATTCCGCAGGTGAATCGATTACTCTAAGTTATGTGGGGAAAAACATACAGGAAGACAAATCGTTCGAACCTTGTTCGAGCCTTTACGAGATAATGTTCGGTTTGGGTATTGAAACCGCAACGGAGATTCCGCTCCATTCTTACAGTAAACTTTATACTCATAAGGAAGATGAATTGAAACAAGGTTTGCTTAGCTTTGATTTTTCAAAACACTGGCTTTCTCTGGATAGAAAGGCTCATCCATTACTTTCCCGTTTCCAGGATCCGTCTTCTTTGGAAACCATTTCCAAGCTCACTTCTTCCCGAATCATCCACTTGAAAGAAATTTCCCAATTCCTGGAAGATCCTCTTTCCGCATACCTAAGCAAAAGAATGGGGATGTATTTAAACGAAGAGGAAACCGATAGAGAGATTGGAGAAATGTTCACCATACAAGAGCTTGGTGAATCTATGATCTTGAAATCAATTTATGAACATATGATTCCCGATTTGGTAGTAGAAGGGGATTGGCCTTGGAATGAAGATCGTTTGAAGGAACTGCTTTCCGGTGAAATAAAAAAGGAAAAATCGAGGGCGAAGTTTCCGCAATCCGTTTATGCGGAAGTGAAAGAAGTGGAATTGTTGCGGTTTCTTTCTATCACGAATGAAATATTTAAAACATGGAACTCCGAATTTGCAGGAGGAACTTATCATCGTTTTTTCAGCTTAGGTGATACGGGACTTTCCGAGACGGTATGTAAAAAGATTCCTTCTTTGAAAATAGGTGCGGAGGAAATCGTAGGCGAATGGGAACATATAATTGAAAAGAACGGAATCTATTTTTGGATTTTACCAAAACTTTTGGACAAAGATCCGGAAGTGGATTGGAACGGGTTCACTGATTATTGGAAAAAAATGAGTTTTCCTTTTTTGAGTTCTTTAGCCGTTCTTAGTTCGGAGGTATCAGATTTTCGAATCTATTCTTTTCGTTCCAGACCTAAAGGAGATCCTAAGAAAAAAGGGGAAGACCTTTTTACTCTTCGTTATAAGACAAAAGATAAAAAGGAAAATCTTTCTTATCTTTCCAAACTCATTTCTCTTTATCAGAAAGAGGAGCCTTATTTTTTTCCAAGGTACGCATTTTTAGAATATTATGTAAGCGTGGAAAAAGCTTCCGGCAAAAATCCCAATCTTCCCAACCTAACCGAAGTTTACGAAGATGAAGTTTCCTGGAAAAGATATTTGAACGAAGAGGTAGATGCGATTCAATCCGGTTTGGATTCTCTCGTTCGTTTGTATCCTGACTTGCATTCGATGATTTTGGAATCTTCCCTCGGTTTTGCAAAAGATTTTTATCAACCTTTTCTGGATTGGAGAATTCATTTATGA
- a CDS encoding UvrD-helicase domain-containing protein has protein sequence MSLRPFPLQHSFIEASAGSGKTYTIMEIVSDLIQFHHIPLSKILILTYTEKAAGELKERLRKKLVQEKLTNELRDLDSTTISTIHGFCNMVLGEYPIETETFDHFKITDVKSKAKLLLYDLQHNLWNGLIEKEKLAKLLSESNFFKSVDKILFSVEKLLSGKSYPYKMEEWNSENFKQNTAILIAENLKEEFKTGEWMSYDQMVLKLRDSLRTNPHLKEALSERYQVGIIDEFQDTDAGQYEIFSSLFLEKENQALYLIGDPKQSIYGFRGIDLGTYLGAKQELIKNGARLFHLEYNFRSVPELISAYNKIIGHFFPIEEIEEKVDYIPVLVPEETSLKTKKSPEDTEDSIHILRLSENKLSIGEARDLWIDCIAAEIDGILNSGKALSYIENEKKKIIGPKDISVLVDSRRNGILVGQALKERGIPFTLYKQQGIYQSEESIQIQNILECLLDPNKPSSYRKILLSDIFKIHPKYLASFDEHSIDSYEKTMLNRWKVLATERKFAELFRSIEEDSRILLNEEETDIIWERKRTNYRQIFRKLLQFQIAKQVGLEEVLKELVRLGEEKTNEEELPLYEKETEKDAVQILTLHASKGLEWPIVFLFHLKGYLNSYHNSSYSYSIAENGKRIHQLDLWNADNKTYLSQLVREDKRLFYVGMTRPKYRLYLPYFETSSNSPYKNFVHAALTQSIGTKGIGFRDYIPRLKLEKKSQRFFPEEDTGKPLYFQGDNLRKTIEINSYSSLRAKEEKEKVFLFNDSDSKKKSDDEKKNINEIADLLPSSANTGSYLHSLLETSDFSWFMVPDPSDLYKNEKLRNKIDYHLDRFGLISDKPEYERRTMEIIWNSLNAEMGADRFRLAELSKEDRVAEMDFHLYLDHPKYKSLPQGPGNFLKGSIDLVFSFKGKFYLADYKSNLLSDYSSSHLEDVISDPESRYDLQRDIYALVLAEYLKHIYGENDALSKLGGVYYFFLRGMKVGKQDGIYFDGDWNEERLIKIQSEVQRLTGEESLS, from the coding sequence ATGAGCCTTCGTCCGTTTCCGTTGCAGCATAGTTTTATCGAAGCTTCCGCGGGAAGCGGTAAAACTTATACGATCATGGAGATTGTTTCCGATCTGATCCAATTTCATCATATCCCGCTTTCAAAAATTCTAATCCTTACTTATACGGAAAAAGCGGCGGGGGAACTCAAAGAGAGACTGAGAAAAAAACTCGTCCAGGAAAAATTAACGAACGAACTTCGGGATTTGGATTCAACGACTATTTCCACAATCCACGGATTTTGCAATATGGTTTTGGGAGAATACCCGATTGAAACGGAAACTTTCGATCATTTCAAAATCACGGATGTTAAGTCAAAGGCAAAACTTTTGTTATATGATCTTCAGCACAATCTTTGGAACGGCCTGATTGAAAAGGAAAAACTCGCCAAGTTGCTTTCCGAATCCAATTTTTTCAAATCTGTGGATAAGATTCTTTTTTCAGTAGAAAAATTATTAAGCGGAAAATCTTACCCTTATAAAATGGAAGAATGGAATTCGGAAAATTTCAAACAGAATACCGCAATACTAATTGCGGAAAATCTTAAAGAAGAATTTAAAACAGGCGAGTGGATGAGTTATGATCAAATGGTTCTGAAACTAAGGGACTCTTTGCGAACGAATCCGCATTTGAAAGAAGCGCTCAGTGAAAGATACCAAGTCGGAATCATCGATGAGTTTCAGGATACGGATGCAGGTCAGTATGAAATCTTTTCCTCTTTGTTTTTGGAAAAAGAAAATCAGGCATTGTATTTGATTGGAGATCCCAAACAGTCCATTTACGGATTTAGAGGAATTGATTTGGGCACTTATTTGGGGGCCAAACAAGAGTTAATTAAAAATGGAGCAAGATTGTTTCATTTGGAATACAATTTCCGATCCGTTCCCGAATTGATTTCGGCTTATAATAAAATCATCGGTCATTTTTTTCCCATAGAGGAAATTGAAGAGAAGGTGGATTATATTCCTGTCCTTGTACCCGAAGAAACTTCTTTGAAGACAAAAAAATCTCCCGAGGATACTGAGGATTCGATTCATATTCTAAGACTTTCCGAAAATAAACTCAGTATCGGCGAAGCAAGGGATTTGTGGATCGACTGTATTGCAGCCGAAATCGATGGAATATTGAATTCCGGAAAAGCACTCTCTTATATTGAAAACGAAAAAAAGAAAATAATCGGACCGAAGGATATATCCGTCCTTGTGGACTCCAGAAGAAATGGGATCTTGGTCGGTCAAGCATTGAAGGAGAGGGGAATTCCATTCACTCTTTACAAACAACAGGGAATCTATCAATCGGAAGAGTCGATTCAGATTCAAAATATTTTGGAATGTTTGCTGGATCCGAATAAACCTTCCTCGTATCGAAAAATACTTTTAAGTGATATTTTTAAAATTCATCCGAAATATCTTGCTTCGTTCGACGAACACTCGATAGATTCTTATGAAAAAACAATGCTGAACCGATGGAAGGTGCTTGCAACGGAAAGAAAGTTCGCGGAACTATTCCGTTCCATCGAAGAAGACAGTCGGATTTTACTCAACGAAGAAGAAACGGATATCATTTGGGAAAGAAAGAGAACCAATTATAGACAGATTTTCCGAAAATTACTTCAATTCCAAATCGCCAAACAAGTTGGGCTGGAGGAAGTTTTGAAAGAATTGGTTCGGCTCGGAGAGGAAAAGACAAACGAAGAAGAACTTCCGTTATATGAAAAAGAAACGGAAAAGGATGCAGTCCAGATCCTGACATTGCACGCATCCAAAGGTTTGGAGTGGCCGATCGTTTTTTTATTTCATCTGAAAGGTTATCTGAATTCGTATCATAATTCCAGCTATAGTTATTCGATCGCTGAAAATGGAAAAAGAATACACCAATTGGATCTTTGGAATGCGGATAATAAAACTTATCTCAGTCAACTGGTCAGAGAAGACAAACGACTGTTTTACGTTGGAATGACTAGGCCGAAATACAGATTGTATCTACCTTATTTTGAAACCTCTTCCAATTCCCCTTATAAAAATTTCGTTCACGCCGCACTGACACAAAGTATAGGGACGAAAGGGATCGGTTTTCGTGACTATATTCCTCGTCTGAAATTGGAGAAAAAATCCCAAAGATTTTTTCCCGAAGAAGATACAGGTAAGCCTCTTTATTTTCAGGGAGACAACCTTCGGAAAACGATAGAAATCAACAGTTACTCCTCTTTGCGTGCAAAAGAGGAGAAGGAAAAAGTTTTTCTATTCAATGACTCCGATTCGAAAAAAAAATCGGACGATGAGAAAAAAAATATAAATGAAATAGCAGATTTATTACCTTCATCAGCTAATACCGGTTCGTATTTACACTCTCTTTTGGAAACTTCCGATTTTTCCTGGTTTATGGTTCCCGATCCGTCCGATTTGTATAAGAACGAAAAACTAAGAAACAAAATCGACTATCATTTGGACCGGTTCGGGCTGATTTCCGATAAACCGGAGTATGAAAGAAGAACCATGGAAATTATATGGAATTCTTTGAATGCGGAAATGGGAGCCGATCGTTTTCGATTGGCGGAATTGTCAAAGGAGGACAGGGTTGCCGAAATGGACTTTCATTTGTATTTGGATCACCCTAAATACAAATCTCTTCCCCAAGGTCCCGGCAATTTTCTAAAGGGTTCGATTGATCTAGTATTTTCCTTTAAAGGGAAGTTTTATCTGGCGGATTATAAATCAAATTTACTTTCCGATTATTCTTCTTCTCATTTGGAAGATGTGATTTCAGATCCGGAGAGCAGATATGATTTACAAAGAGATATCTACGCGCTGGTTTTAGCCGAGTATTTGAAACATATATACGGTGAAAACGACGCTTTATCCAAATTAGGCGGTGTGTATTATTTTTTTCTCAGAGGTATGAAAGTCGGAAAGCAGGATGGAATTTATTTCGATGGAGATTGGAACGAGGAAAGATTGATTAAAATTCAATCCGAAGTCCAAAGGCTGACCGGAGAGGAGAGCCTTTCATGA
- the recD gene encoding exodeoxyribonuclease V subunit alpha: MKNFVSRLKEDLEKLKHNSSYVAEREQSLFGSTELENILTELWLSEEEGNLCIPIKKEWESLLKSKPEGLILETKGKEKLLYFEKTFKAKKALEEKLKERLAFVSKTKLDEDRISAFLEKSEGKPDAIHLKEGQKDAIFATIRNPFQIISGGPGTGKTTVVAYILAILKELGMLPEGDRIALAAPTGRAAQRLTESIRENLNKINSAKDDFLRGQTIHSLLAYKHYLGGFYYNKDRYLPHDLIIVDEVSMVDLKLMRSLLEALPNPKQKPIRLILIGDPNQLPSVDKGAVLGDFLSVLEEKGKFISKLTESNRQKVGKNGETSKIIELADFILKNESADLKKNVSIGNDLKKTNEIGESVSYPSEVVWFQSKNGSSNQSRDEILLQVWKQYLFPQVKRISEWKIKNHTEIKEKSLYDKFSLELKKFRCLTTFRSGYWGVEGIQEKLASLAQLELRSQTKNISDSIYKKHLAERLYYSGLPLLITENDRNRKLFNGDIGLVMKLGEELRAVFPIDNELYHFALDTLPKHEAAYVLTVHKSQGSEYDTVFFYLPDRLDTDPNEKANRLLNRHILYTGLTRAKEQVILAGNTASWDFGIKNTTERLTGFQI; this comes from the coding sequence ATGAAAAATTTTGTGTCCAGGTTGAAAGAAGATTTGGAAAAATTGAAACATAACTCTAGTTATGTGGCAGAGAGGGAGCAATCTTTATTCGGGTCTACTGAATTGGAAAACATTTTAACGGAACTATGGCTTTCGGAAGAAGAAGGAAACCTGTGCATTCCCATAAAAAAGGAGTGGGAAAGTCTTTTAAAATCCAAACCGGAAGGTTTGATCCTCGAAACGAAAGGAAAAGAAAAATTACTATATTTTGAGAAAACATTTAAAGCGAAGAAAGCTTTGGAAGAAAAATTAAAGGAGCGGTTGGCGTTTGTCTCCAAAACAAAGTTAGATGAAGATAGGATATCTGCCTTTTTGGAAAAATCCGAAGGAAAACCAGATGCGATTCATTTGAAAGAAGGCCAAAAGGATGCTATCTTTGCAACAATCAGAAACCCCTTCCAAATCATAAGCGGGGGACCGGGAACAGGCAAAACGACTGTCGTTGCCTATATACTTGCCATCTTAAAAGAATTGGGGATGCTACCGGAGGGGGATCGAATCGCTTTGGCTGCTCCGACAGGTAGGGCGGCACAAAGGCTAACCGAATCCATTCGTGAAAATCTAAATAAAATCAATTCGGCAAAAGATGATTTTTTGCGTGGGCAAACAATTCATAGCTTACTCGCTTACAAACACTACTTAGGCGGATTTTATTATAACAAAGACCGTTATTTGCCGCACGACCTTATCATAGTCGATGAAGTGTCTATGGTGGATTTAAAATTGATGCGTTCTCTTTTGGAAGCGTTGCCTAATCCGAAACAAAAACCGATCCGACTTATTTTGATAGGGGATCCTAATCAATTGCCTTCCGTAGATAAGGGAGCGGTGCTCGGCGATTTTTTATCCGTATTGGAAGAGAAGGGAAAGTTCATTTCTAAACTAACGGAGAGTAATCGACAGAAGGTTGGAAAAAACGGGGAAACATCCAAAATTATCGAACTTGCCGATTTTATTTTGAAAAACGAAAGCGCGGATTTGAAAAAAAACGTTTCGATCGGAAATGATTTGAAGAAGACGAATGAGATAGGGGAATCCGTTTCCTATCCAAGCGAAGTAGTTTGGTTTCAATCTAAAAACGGTTCTTCCAATCAATCCAGGGATGAAATCCTTTTGCAAGTTTGGAAACAGTATTTATTTCCTCAGGTAAAAAGAATTTCGGAATGGAAGATAAAAAATCATACCGAGATCAAAGAAAAATCCTTATATGATAAGTTTTCTCTTGAGTTGAAAAAGTTCCGGTGTTTGACTACATTCCGATCCGGTTATTGGGGAGTCGAAGGGATTCAGGAAAAACTTGCTTCGCTTGCTCAATTGGAATTAAGGTCGCAGACTAAAAATATTTCTGATTCTATTTATAAAAAACACCTCGCAGAACGATTGTACTATTCCGGATTGCCTTTGCTTATAACCGAGAATGATCGGAATAGAAAACTATTCAATGGAGATATCGGACTCGTTATGAAACTGGGAGAAGAGCTGAGAGCGGTTTTTCCGATTGATAATGAACTGTATCATTTCGCATTGGACACTCTTCCCAAACATGAGGCGGCTTACGTACTTACCGTTCATAAAAGTCAAGGTTCCGAATACGATACCGTTTTCTTTTATTTGCCGGACCGTTTGGATACGGATCCCAATGAAAAGGCGAACCGGCTTTTAAACCGACATATTCTTTATACGGGATTAACACGCGCTAAAGAACAAGTGATACTCGCAGGCAATACCGCCTCTTGGGATTTTGGAATAAAAAATACTACAGAAAGGCTTACCGGGTTTCAGATATAG